The Primulina huaijiensis isolate GDHJ02 chromosome 17, ASM1229523v2, whole genome shotgun sequence genome window below encodes:
- the LOC140963263 gene encoding LOW QUALITY PROTEIN: myosin-binding protein 1-like (The sequence of the model RefSeq protein was modified relative to this genomic sequence to represent the inferred CDS: inserted 2 bases in 1 codon; deleted 1 base in 1 codon), producing the protein YVEHGENSVIRSDPIAANETQMDPRPGTTDTSLQMADSLELVDAYTLAIGARGRQLSGKLLEQQMSMKESKRASEDSKLLLSQISLARGIELSSNDSPKMVHINNEDYVSMDASSPSIGMQLLQRRILLERNESSLYLDGSTVSEIEGENLVDRLKRQVVHDKKIMGSLYKELEEERNASSIAANQAMAMITRLQEEKALIHMEASQYLRLMEEQAIEYDDEAFQQVNDLLMEKEKHIQFLEEELEQLKNGTSNNFXSRKVLYQVVQNQETENYYILKSLNKLEEKLFILSKNEVPPDANNGAFEELDDTRCTQEPVGIGRKNDFLENTFMNGDSDLEYFRYELSVIRKRLEEL; encoded by the exons TATGTGGAACATGGAGAAAATTCAGTGATTAGAAGTGATCCCATTGCAGCAAATGAAACTCAAATGGATCCAAGACCTGGTACAACTGATACAAGTTTGCAAATGGCTGATTCTTTAGAACTCGTTGATGCTTATACATTAGCCATTGGGGCTAGGGGAAGGCAGCTGTCTGGGAAACTCTTGGAACAACAAATGTCTATGAAAGAATCTAAGAGAGCCAGTGAAGATTCGAAGCTCTTGTTGTCACAAATATCTTTAGCCCGAGGGATTGAATTATCGTCAAACGATAGCCCTAAGATGGTTCACATAAATAATGAAGATTATGTATCTATGGATGCTTCTAGTCCTTCCATAGGGATGCAACTACTTCAAAGAAGGATCTTGCTTGAGAGAAATGAATCGAGTTTATATCTAGATGGGAGCACGGTGAGCGAAATCGAAGGCGAAAATTTGGTGGATCGGTTGAAAAGACAGGTTGTGCATGACAAGAAAATAATGGGTTCTTTGTATAAAGAGTTGGAGGAAGAGAGAAACGCTTCCTCGATTGCTGCTAATCAAGCCATGGCCATGATTACGAGGTTGCAAGAGGAGAAGGCATTGATCCATATGGAGGCTTCACAGTATTTAAGACTGATGGAAGAACAAGCT ATCGAGTATGATGATGAGGCGTTCCAACAAGTGAACGACCTTCTCATGGAGAAGGAGAAGCATATTCAGTTTCTCGAGGAGGAGCTTGAACAGTTAAAAAATGGCACGTCAAATAACTT TTCAAGAAAGGTCCTATACCAGGTTGTCCAGAATCAAGAAactgaaaattattatattctgaaatctttgaataaACTTGAGGAAAAACTATTTATCTTGTCAAAAAATGAAGTTCCACCGGATGCAAATAACGGTGCTTTTGAAGAGCTCGATGACACGAGGTGTACTCAAGAACCAGTTGGAATAGGAAGAAAGAATGATTTCTTAGAAAACACTTTCATGAATGGAGATTCTGATTTAGAATATTTTCGGTATGAGCTTTCTGTTATCAGAAAACGATTGGAAGAGCTTTGA